From the Terriglobia bacterium genome, the window CGGCACCGATGCCGGCGGTTACGCCTGGACCGAGAATCAGGCGAAGGAGTTCTCCTACATGGTCAAATACGGGATGACCCCGATGCAGGCCATCCAGGCGGCGACGTCGGTCGCAGCCGCTCTGCTCGACGAGAGCCAGAACCTGGGGACCATCGAAAGCGGCCGCATGGCCGACATCGTCGCCGTCAGCGGCGACCCCCTGAGGGACATCACGGAACTCGAGCACGTGAAGTTCGTGATGAAAGGCGGGACCGTCTACAAGAACGAATGGAGCGCACGCTGACCGTAATGATCGCAGCGCAGACGGCTCCGGACAAAATAGCGAATGATAAGAACAGATCTCCGGACGCGGGAAAACGCCGATGGACGCCGACCGTCTTGATCTTGTCGTCGGCCAATTCCCTGGTTTTTTTCTGCTTGCCATCCAACTTCGTGAATAGTTCAGGCCAGGTCGAAGAGGAGCAGCTCCGCCTCATCCTTCCCGGTGATGCGGAGCGATGCTTCATCGATAACGGCGGCACCGTCCCCTTCCTTCAGCAAGTTTGAATTCAGCAACAGAGTTCCGCGCGCTATTTGCAGCCACGTCCGCCTGCCGGCGGGGGCGGTGTAGTCCACCGCCTCGCCCGGACCGAGCAGCCCGGCAAAAACGCGGGCATCCTGGTGGAAGGTCACCGAGCCCTCCGCTCCATCTCGGGATGCAATCAGACGAAGCCGGCCGCGCCTCTCGGCGGGCGCGAAGTATTTCTGCTCGTAACCGGGTGTCAGTCCTTTGCGTTCCGGCAATATCCAGATCTGCAGGAAATGAACCAAC encodes:
- a CDS encoding pirin family protein; translation: MIKVRKAEERGHFDHGWLNTYHTFSFADYYEPEHMGYGHLRVINQDRVQPGEGFGTHGHRDMEIISYVLEGALEHRDSMGNGSVIRPGEVQRMSAGTGVMHSEYNPSPEELVHFLQIWILPERKGLTPGYEQKYFAPAERRGRLRLIASRDGAEGSVTFHQDARVFAGLLGPGEAVDYTAPAGRRTWLQIARGTLLLNSNLLKEGDGAAVIDEASLRITGKDEAELLLFDLA